The following are from one region of the Sandaracinus amylolyticus genome:
- a CDS encoding serine/threonine-protein kinase PknK: MDLSLAPGHLLRGRFEITGVLGRGGMGIVYEAHDREQGTVVALKVMRDAPSAQSVYHFKREFRTLADLRHPNLVRLGELFGEAGEWFFTMERVHGVDLLTWVRGRHTSRSRPPSTPSADDTLRIELDSSQSPLADDARPSATRSIDPLARTTARPPSGYDEHRLRHSLGQLASGVAALHAAGHVHRDLKPSNVLVTPEGRVVLIDFGIARPHLGGSTATRRAIEGTVVYMAPEQATGEAVGPAADWYSIGAMLFEAITGVVPFDGPPVRVLARKAEEAPPWPSAMVPCPADLDALVVEMLAPDPAERPELASILRVAGTPVTEAVLREPAASVPFVGRDSELRVLRTAFDQHRRRGRPIVLRVVGESGVGKSALVRRFLEDVQHAHADVVRLTGRCYANELVPYKAWDGVIDALTRHLRRLEETRGTAQVRWLVPPSVPALVRVFPVLARVESIADLVATDGAPDTRNPERMRREAFDAFRELLRNLSREGPIVIAIDDWHWADRDSDLLFGDLATHPDSPPLVLVITQRGLPTNEALSTETTTTFQTAPSFQSTTVALGRLTESETRALAGELSQAGAEAGALDEIVRESGGHPMFLHQLLHRLGDRDATLRLDDVIRERARSLADDARSVLELVCVAGVPLSREVIEAAAGLPRARCATALDDLVGAQLLRARAEGGRLEPWHDRIREAVEAGLTQPAKTSVHAALADALSRVAGDDDSTLELVRHLAAAGHSERAAQAAEAAARRAERTLAFDRAAELYRFALELGRHDGPRELGLRLALAGALSNAGRGALEAAQGFLAAADATTDAGCALELRTRALEQLSISGHVTQALDLLRRLCRDVGVTVPRSRIATAIAYLWHRTRLRMFGLPTHVDGAAPARSAAEHRLYMTAFMHLPILDPLLATWLHARTLVLALRTRDRAMLGLCLCREAGISLTFDASGIEHAMRASQLAHQLFEGDSAIEHRAWLRIGDAIRCYFSGRFQAAIALFREGESIWSEEPQQRVANASQVAVFVLGCQRYLGRIDALRRELVRLRRDAVWRGNVYLETTATLAANLGPLLQDGPDAARLELDRVSESALGRWGGNDWYRVRADAEIDLHRGAGVPELREHLARLARVQRTSVGWVVTWGAEMQALEGRLWLACADHGDTSGLRRVAKIARKLGKHPLPYGPIWGGLLDAAVRLRRGDSIGGRASLEDCAVQADLHGYSLYGAAARARLGELRGMVSPEARSYFVGEGVTDEDGALRVVAPGFRMQPRMFGGGETLKLKAG; the protein is encoded by the coding sequence GTGGATCTCTCACTGGCGCCTGGCCATCTGCTGCGCGGCAGGTTCGAGATCACGGGCGTGCTCGGCCGCGGCGGCATGGGCATCGTCTACGAGGCCCACGATCGCGAGCAGGGCACGGTCGTCGCGCTGAAGGTCATGCGCGACGCGCCGAGCGCGCAGAGCGTCTATCACTTCAAGCGCGAGTTCCGCACGCTCGCGGACCTGCGCCATCCGAACCTCGTGCGCCTCGGCGAGCTCTTCGGCGAAGCCGGCGAGTGGTTCTTCACGATGGAGCGCGTGCACGGCGTCGACCTGCTGACGTGGGTCCGCGGCCGCCACACGTCGCGCTCGCGCCCGCCGAGCACGCCCTCGGCCGACGACACGCTGCGCATCGAGCTCGACTCGTCGCAGTCGCCGCTCGCCGACGACGCACGACCGAGCGCGACCCGCTCGATCGATCCGCTCGCGCGCACCACGGCGCGGCCGCCGAGCGGCTACGACGAGCACCGACTCCGGCACTCGCTCGGTCAGCTCGCGTCGGGCGTCGCCGCGCTGCACGCCGCAGGGCACGTGCACCGCGACCTCAAGCCGTCGAACGTGCTCGTCACGCCCGAGGGCCGCGTCGTGCTGATCGACTTCGGCATCGCGCGCCCGCACCTCGGTGGCTCGACCGCGACGCGACGCGCGATCGAGGGCACGGTCGTGTACATGGCGCCCGAGCAGGCGACCGGCGAAGCGGTCGGCCCGGCGGCGGACTGGTACTCGATCGGCGCGATGCTCTTCGAGGCGATCACCGGCGTCGTGCCCTTCGACGGCCCACCGGTGCGCGTGCTCGCCCGCAAGGCCGAGGAGGCGCCGCCGTGGCCCTCGGCGATGGTGCCCTGCCCCGCCGATCTCGACGCGCTCGTCGTCGAGATGCTCGCGCCCGATCCCGCCGAGCGCCCCGAGCTCGCGTCGATCCTGCGGGTGGCGGGGACCCCGGTCACCGAAGCGGTGCTGCGCGAGCCCGCGGCGTCGGTGCCGTTCGTCGGTCGCGACAGCGAGCTGCGCGTGCTGCGCACCGCGTTCGATCAACATCGCCGGCGCGGAAGACCGATCGTGCTGCGCGTCGTCGGCGAGTCGGGCGTCGGCAAGAGCGCGCTGGTGCGGCGCTTCCTCGAGGACGTGCAGCACGCGCACGCCGACGTCGTGCGGCTCACCGGGCGCTGCTACGCGAACGAGCTCGTGCCCTACAAGGCGTGGGACGGCGTGATCGACGCGCTCACGCGGCACCTGCGGCGGCTCGAGGAGACCCGCGGCACCGCGCAGGTGCGGTGGCTCGTGCCACCGAGCGTGCCCGCGCTGGTGCGCGTGTTCCCGGTGCTCGCGCGCGTCGAGAGCATCGCGGACCTCGTCGCGACCGACGGAGCGCCCGACACCCGCAACCCCGAGCGCATGCGCCGCGAGGCGTTCGACGCGTTCCGCGAGCTCCTGCGCAACCTCTCGCGCGAGGGGCCCATCGTCATCGCGATCGACGACTGGCACTGGGCCGATCGCGACAGCGATCTGCTCTTCGGCGATCTCGCGACGCACCCCGACTCGCCTCCGCTCGTGCTCGTGATCACCCAGCGCGGGCTGCCGACGAACGAGGCGCTGTCGACCGAGACGACCACGACCTTCCAGACCGCGCCCTCGTTCCAGTCGACCACGGTCGCGCTCGGACGACTGACCGAGAGCGAGACGCGCGCGCTGGCGGGCGAGCTCTCGCAGGCGGGCGCGGAGGCCGGCGCGCTCGACGAGATCGTGCGCGAGAGCGGCGGTCACCCGATGTTCCTGCATCAGCTGCTGCATCGGCTCGGCGATCGCGACGCCACGCTGCGCCTCGACGACGTGATCCGCGAGCGCGCGCGCTCCCTCGCCGACGATGCGCGCTCGGTGCTCGAGCTCGTGTGCGTCGCCGGCGTGCCGCTCTCGCGCGAGGTGATCGAGGCTGCCGCGGGGCTGCCGCGGGCGCGTTGTGCCACGGCCCTCGACGACCTCGTGGGCGCGCAGCTGCTGCGCGCGCGCGCCGAGGGAGGACGCCTCGAGCCCTGGCACGATCGCATCCGCGAGGCGGTCGAGGCCGGGCTCACCCAGCCGGCGAAGACGAGCGTGCACGCCGCGCTCGCCGATGCGCTCTCGCGCGTGGCGGGCGACGACGACAGCACGCTCGAGCTCGTGCGGCACCTCGCGGCCGCGGGGCACAGCGAGCGCGCGGCGCAGGCCGCGGAGGCCGCGGCGCGACGCGCCGAGCGCACGCTCGCGTTCGATCGCGCGGCCGAGCTCTATCGGTTCGCGCTCGAGCTCGGTCGTCACGACGGTCCACGCGAGCTCGGGCTGCGGCTCGCGCTCGCGGGCGCGCTCTCGAACGCAGGGCGCGGCGCGCTCGAGGCGGCACAGGGCTTCCTCGCCGCGGCGGACGCGACGACCGACGCCGGATGCGCGCTCGAGCTGCGCACCCGCGCGCTCGAGCAGCTCTCGATCAGCGGCCACGTCACCCAGGCGCTCGATCTGCTGCGACGCCTGTGTCGCGACGTGGGCGTCACGGTGCCGCGCTCGCGCATCGCCACGGCGATCGCGTATCTCTGGCACCGCACGCGGCTGCGCATGTTCGGCCTGCCCACGCACGTCGACGGCGCGGCGCCCGCGCGCTCCGCGGCCGAGCACCGTCTCTACATGACGGCGTTCATGCACCTGCCGATCCTCGACCCGCTGCTCGCGACGTGGCTCCACGCGCGCACGCTCGTGCTCGCGCTGCGCACCCGCGACCGCGCGATGCTCGGGCTCTGCTTGTGCCGCGAGGCGGGGATCTCGCTGACGTTCGACGCGTCGGGGATCGAGCACGCGATGCGCGCATCACAGCTCGCGCACCAGCTCTTCGAGGGCGACAGCGCGATCGAGCACCGCGCGTGGCTGCGGATCGGCGACGCGATCCGCTGTTATTTCTCGGGGCGATTCCAGGCGGCGATCGCGCTCTTCCGCGAAGGCGAGTCGATCTGGAGCGAGGAGCCGCAGCAGCGCGTCGCGAACGCGTCGCAGGTCGCCGTGTTCGTGCTCGGGTGCCAGCGCTACCTCGGACGCATCGATGCGCTGCGGCGCGAGCTGGTGCGACTGCGGCGCGACGCGGTGTGGCGCGGCAACGTGTATCTCGAGACGACGGCGACGCTCGCCGCGAACCTCGGTCCGTTGCTGCAGGACGGACCGGATGCGGCACGGCTCGAGCTCGATCGGGTGTCCGAGAGCGCGCTCGGTCGCTGGGGCGGCAACGACTGGTATCGGGTGCGCGCCGACGCCGAGATCGACCTGCATCGCGGCGCGGGCGTGCCCGAGCTGCGCGAGCACCTCGCGCGGCTCGCGCGGGTGCAGCGCACGTCGGTCGGCTGGGTGGTCACGTGGGGCGCCGAGATGCAGGCGCTCGAAGGGCGCTTGTGGCTCGCGTGCGCCGACCACGGCGACACCAGCGGGCTGCGGCGCGTCGCGAAGATCGCGCGCAAGCTGGGCAAACATCCGCTGCCCTACGGGCCGATCTGGGGCGGCCTGTTGGACGCGGCGGTGCGGCTGCGGCGCGGAGACTCGATCGGAGGGCGCGCGTCGCTCGAGGACTGCGCGGTGCAGGCGGACCTGCACGGATATTCGCTGTACGGCGCGGCGGCGCGGGCGCGGCTCGGCGAGCTGCGCGGGATGGTGTCGCCCGAGGCGCGCTCGTACTTCGTGGGCGAGGGCGTGACCGACGAGGACGGCGCGCTGCGCGTGGTCGCGCCGGGGTTCCGGATGCAGCCGCGGATGTTCGGGGGTGGAGAGACGCTGAAGCTCAAGGCGGGGTGA
- a CDS encoding HTTM domain-containing protein: MTWFPQTPALRLATLRVLVGGYGLVYLLVRLPHLLSYALDDLGRFAPVGIVSLAPAPTLPWLYRALVALLIPTSIAFVLGVRHRVLAPLHAALLLWVLTYSNSWGKILHTDNLFVMHVIVLALAPASDAFSIDARGRAPVADHPRYGWAPRLMVAVAAATYLLAGIAKLRNNGLDFAMGETLRNFVAFDNVRKIELGSAYSPLGAVLVPYVGLFSLLAWGSLALELGAPLALHPRIGRAWAIGMWGFHVGVLALMAIGFVYPLSFIAFAPLFEVERIWRARPLRRFAITG; this comes from the coding sequence ATGACGTGGTTTCCGCAGACTCCGGCGCTGCGCCTCGCGACGCTGCGCGTGCTCGTCGGCGGCTACGGGCTCGTCTACCTGCTGGTGCGGCTGCCGCACTTGCTGAGCTACGCGCTCGACGATCTCGGACGCTTCGCGCCAGTCGGCATCGTGTCGCTCGCGCCGGCGCCCACGCTGCCCTGGCTCTATCGCGCGCTCGTCGCGTTGCTGATCCCGACCAGCATCGCGTTCGTGCTCGGCGTGCGGCATCGCGTGCTCGCGCCGCTGCACGCCGCGCTGCTGCTCTGGGTGCTCACGTACTCGAACAGCTGGGGGAAGATCCTCCACACCGACAACCTCTTCGTGATGCACGTGATCGTGCTCGCGCTCGCGCCCGCGTCGGACGCGTTCTCGATCGACGCGCGTGGTCGCGCGCCGGTCGCCGATCACCCGCGCTACGGCTGGGCGCCGCGGTTGATGGTCGCGGTCGCGGCGGCGACCTATCTGCTCGCGGGGATCGCGAAGCTGCGGAACAACGGGCTCGACTTCGCGATGGGCGAGACGCTGCGCAACTTCGTGGCGTTCGACAACGTGCGCAAGATCGAGCTCGGCTCGGCGTACTCGCCGCTCGGCGCGGTGCTGGTGCCCTACGTCGGGCTCTTCTCGTTGCTCGCGTGGGGCAGCCTCGCGCTCGAGCTCGGCGCGCCGCTCGCGCTGCATCCGCGCATCGGACGCGCGTGGGCGATCGGCATGTGGGGCTTCCACGTCGGCGTGCTCGCGCTGATGGCGATCGGGTTCGTGTACCCGCTGAGCTTCATCGCGTTCGCGCCGCTCTTCGAGGTCGAGCGCATCTGGCGCGCGAGGCCGCTGCGACGATTCGCGATCACTGGATGA
- a CDS encoding FecR family protein encodes MSERKTQLGETLEVPVDEARLARGWRAIADRTYAQDTTRRRRAIAGGVVLAAAAAVLVVMIPREVSPSRPGPLATQGAPIDEAMRAAGVTGASVALDDGSVIAIAPGASLEPLENSGERFSLLLREGRARFDVRPGGPRRWTIEAGVVTVEVVGTSFEVDRAEDGVRVQVARGRVLVRGESVPDRVRSLGAGESIHVATAAPVREVEATPAEPEPEVAAAEPAQRRVPRVPVEDIDTLLERADEARRAGRIDEALEHLAIAAQREGDRRAAIASLTRGRLLLDHGRAAEAVVDLRRAIAAGLPPALEETAKARLVDALARSGDREGALRAAEEYLRAYPNGAWRASVSRAIGP; translated from the coding sequence ATGAGCGAGCGCAAGACGCAGCTCGGCGAGACGCTCGAGGTGCCGGTCGACGAGGCGCGGCTCGCGCGAGGGTGGCGCGCGATCGCGGATCGCACGTACGCGCAGGACACGACGCGACGACGGCGCGCGATCGCAGGCGGTGTGGTGCTCGCAGCGGCGGCGGCGGTGCTCGTCGTGATGATCCCGCGCGAGGTCTCGCCGTCGCGACCCGGGCCGCTCGCGACGCAGGGCGCGCCGATCGACGAGGCGATGCGCGCGGCGGGCGTGACCGGTGCGTCGGTCGCGCTGGACGACGGATCGGTGATCGCGATCGCGCCCGGTGCATCGCTCGAGCCGCTCGAGAACTCGGGAGAGCGGTTCTCGCTGCTCCTGCGCGAGGGGCGCGCGCGCTTCGACGTGCGTCCCGGCGGGCCGAGGCGCTGGACGATCGAGGCGGGCGTGGTGACCGTCGAGGTCGTGGGGACGTCGTTCGAGGTCGATCGCGCGGAAGACGGAGTGCGGGTGCAGGTCGCGCGCGGCCGGGTGCTGGTGCGCGGCGAGTCGGTGCCCGATCGGGTGCGCTCGCTGGGCGCGGGCGAGTCGATCCACGTCGCGACGGCGGCGCCGGTGCGCGAGGTCGAAGCGACGCCGGCGGAGCCGGAGCCCGAGGTCGCGGCGGCCGAGCCGGCGCAGCGCCGCGTGCCGCGCGTGCCGGTCGAGGACATCGATACCCTGCTCGAGCGAGCCGACGAAGCGCGTCGCGCCGGGCGCATCGACGAAGCGCTCGAGCACCTCGCGATCGCGGCGCAGCGCGAGGGTGATCGCCGCGCGGCGATCGCGAGCCTGACGCGCGGGCGGCTCTTGCTCGATCACGGGCGCGCCGCGGAAGCGGTGGTCGATCTGCGCCGTGCGATCGCGGCCGGGCTCCCTCCCGCGCTCGAAGAGACCGCGAAGGCGCGTCTCGTCGATGCGCTCGCGCGCAGCGGCGATCGCGAAGGCGCGCTGCGCGCGGCCGAAGAGTATCTGCGCGCATATCCGAACGGCGCGTGGCGCGCGTCGGTGTCGCGCGCGATCGGCCCGTGA
- a CDS encoding RNA polymerase sigma factor, with translation MTPLPSRGGDDAALVARAIAGDRWAGEALYRRHAPDVIRVATLLLGRTAEVDDVVQDAFVKALRSLATLRDPASFGAWVARIAANLARSRLRRRGLLKRLGLDRGDEEVSFDQLASDSVGPEERAELARISNVLRAMPADARIAWTLRRVEGWPLQEIADAVGASLATVKRRIVAADEEIQARIGASISRGDEA, from the coding sequence GTGACGCCGCTCCCCTCGCGCGGCGGAGACGACGCGGCGCTGGTCGCGCGGGCGATCGCCGGAGATCGATGGGCCGGTGAGGCGCTCTATCGTCGTCACGCGCCCGACGTGATCCGCGTCGCCACGCTGCTGCTCGGGCGCACCGCCGAGGTCGACGACGTGGTGCAGGACGCGTTCGTGAAGGCGCTGCGCAGCCTCGCGACGCTGCGCGATCCCGCGTCGTTCGGCGCGTGGGTGGCGCGCATCGCGGCGAACCTCGCCCGTTCGAGGTTGCGACGACGAGGGTTGTTGAAGCGACTGGGGCTCGATCGGGGAGACGAAGAGGTGAGCTTCGATCAGCTCGCGTCGGACTCGGTGGGCCCCGAGGAGCGCGCGGAGCTCGCGCGCATCTCGAACGTGCTGCGCGCGATGCCGGCCGATGCGCGCATCGCGTGGACGCTGCGGCGGGTCGAGGGCTGGCCGCTGCAGGAGATCGCGGACGCGGTGGGCGCGTCGCTCGCGACGGTGAAGCGGCGGATCGTGGCGGCGGACGAGGAGATCCAGGCGCGCATCGGCGCGTCGATCTCGAGGGGGGACGAGGCATGA
- a CDS encoding FG-GAP repeat protein has product MRAVDLLRFFFAAAALAAPFAGCDGGPSLEELNRVTAVRDPSVDDTAPDAPFRPGQRRDVGDADATFDAEGWNEFMSAVTMPGDLDGDGIGDLVVWGELPNPPDIVPCHMGCPGFSQLAIRIIYGSTTLGADGTLRTDAELLSWHVNGLRMSVDAAGDVNGDGLADLVVGVGTSIDDVQGNAFVILGGPRLRGTHDVRDVGLLLRENGSTHFDQVAGLGDVDGDGRDDFAVGATQWPSAEDPRGRLYVYYGADGEPDRRSEDDASAAITSEGATRFGIAQAAGDVNGDGRGDFLVREEDELGAVIATTWLVLGRAERFAGDVDVASIGTRIDASVVRGLGDLDGDGIDDLGATADEGARDGFVLWGRPEWPESIVPSEADTWIDRGEDTRASGTAARQVLPAGDVDDDGHPDFFYADPGYGPEGVSRGAAYLFRGALARASGGHPLSEATAFLGQDWHAENEPDTRRGYDSIGRSIASGSDVNGDGIDDLVLAATSAPDGGRGYLWLGRRDE; this is encoded by the coding sequence ATGAGAGCCGTCGATCTGCTTCGCTTCTTCTTCGCCGCGGCCGCGCTCGCCGCGCCCTTCGCCGGATGTGACGGCGGGCCGAGCCTCGAGGAGCTCAACCGCGTGACCGCGGTGCGCGACCCCAGCGTCGACGACACCGCGCCCGACGCGCCGTTCCGCCCCGGTCAGCGCCGCGACGTGGGAGACGCGGACGCGACGTTCGACGCCGAGGGCTGGAACGAGTTCATGAGCGCGGTGACGATGCCCGGCGATCTCGACGGCGACGGCATCGGCGATCTCGTCGTGTGGGGCGAGCTCCCGAACCCGCCCGACATCGTGCCCTGCCACATGGGGTGCCCCGGCTTCTCGCAGCTCGCGATCCGCATCATCTACGGCTCCACCACGCTCGGCGCCGACGGAACGCTTCGCACCGACGCGGAGCTGCTGAGCTGGCACGTCAACGGGCTGCGCATGTCGGTCGACGCGGCGGGCGACGTGAACGGCGACGGGCTCGCCGATCTCGTCGTCGGCGTGGGCACGTCGATCGACGACGTGCAGGGCAACGCGTTCGTGATCCTCGGCGGACCGCGCCTGCGCGGCACCCACGACGTGCGCGACGTGGGCCTCCTCCTGCGCGAGAACGGATCGACGCACTTCGATCAGGTCGCAGGGCTCGGCGACGTCGACGGCGACGGGCGCGACGACTTCGCGGTCGGCGCGACGCAGTGGCCCAGCGCCGAGGATCCGCGCGGCCGTCTCTACGTGTACTACGGCGCCGATGGCGAGCCCGATCGTCGCAGCGAGGACGATGCGAGCGCCGCGATCACGAGCGAAGGCGCGACGCGCTTCGGCATCGCGCAGGCCGCGGGCGACGTGAACGGCGACGGACGCGGGGACTTCCTGGTGCGCGAGGAGGACGAGCTCGGCGCGGTGATCGCGACGACGTGGCTCGTGCTCGGGCGTGCCGAGCGCTTCGCGGGCGACGTCGACGTGGCGAGCATCGGCACGCGCATCGACGCCAGCGTGGTGCGCGGGCTCGGCGATCTCGACGGCGACGGGATCGACGATCTCGGCGCGACCGCCGACGAGGGCGCGCGCGACGGATTCGTGCTCTGGGGCCGCCCCGAGTGGCCCGAGTCGATCGTCCCGAGCGAGGCCGACACGTGGATCGATCGCGGCGAGGACACGCGCGCGAGCGGGACCGCAGCGCGACAGGTGCTGCCCGCGGGCGACGTCGACGACGACGGCCACCCCGACTTCTTCTATGCCGATCCCGGCTACGGGCCCGAAGGCGTGTCGCGCGGTGCGGCGTACCTCTTCCGCGGTGCGCTCGCGCGGGCGAGCGGCGGACATCCGCTCTCCGAGGCGACCGCGTTCCTCGGGCAGGACTGGCACGCGGAGAACGAGCCCGACACGCGGCGCGGCTACGACTCGATCGGGCGCTCGATCGCGTCGGGCTCCGACGTGAACGGCGACGGCATCGACGATCTCGTGCTCGCGGCGACGAGCGCGCCCGACGGTGGTCGCGGCTATCTCTGGCTCGGGCGGAGGGACGAGTGA